From Halobacillus sp. Marseille-Q1614, the proteins below share one genomic window:
- a CDS encoding cold-shock protein codes for MKTGTVKWFNAEKGFGFIEVEGGDDVFVHFSAIQEEGFKSLEEGQAVEFEITEGDRGPQAANVTKL; via the coding sequence ATGAAAACTGGTACAGTAAAATGGTTTAACGCTGAAAAAGGATTTGGATTTATCGAAGTTGAAGGCGGAGACGATGTGTTCGTACACTTCAGCGCTATTCAAGAAGAAGGATTCAAATCTCTAGAAGAAGGTCAAGCTGTAGAATTCGAAATTACAGAAGGCGACCGCGGACCTCAAGCTGCTAATGTAACCAAACTATAA
- a CDS encoding dynamin family protein, whose translation MGTSTTTEDKLLAKLTSLYKAMEHEYPIQAGKLLDLINKRLNQRVMIGFAGHFSAGKSTMINHLMESDILPSSPIPTSANIVHLSSGDPKTTVYYNDTSPEQYEGEIDLDVVRSLCRDGDSIKELDISRPIKGLPEYVSVLDTPGVDSTNDADRVITESSLHLMDYLYYVMDYNHVQSEVNLGFLLEMQKRATPFSIIINMVDKHNEEELTFDQFKDSVRQSLNMWGIDPEAIFFTSLVDKSNANSQFHQLQEDFQEKMTPSGKKQGIYGHTYSLIEEGLEELSDQYSEQKDDLHENLKQASKTIAEEEPQGTGAVSLPSVKERFNERVYNYISNAYLMPSEVREEARTYLEAKQPNFKVGWLGTKKKTEEERENRFQRFSEVLNDTLEKNLVWPLKERLSSFLDEQKIMDESLLNKVQRFAPYYPKEQLDQLVESGASVTGEYVLRYTDQLAKDIQKFFRQEMQRFWSDIECYLEEDEEADKERNSAYYQAVEEKEQLIAAIEEIEAHIQRERERLEEAFHQGVEDEAALFQIKEVLFNKAESIQNLKPEDLAPRKNKEEPMLSEDYEAAADDSPSVKTGMKERAEQAIDILQSVEGLESLRQQLTEKKQRLDHRSYTIALFGAFSAGKSSFANALLGESILPVSPNPTTATINKISAPTEKYEHKTVVVKVKSEQDLLEDLFHASDQSLKADSLDKAYDRLNSWREEEIDQLEHKKRSFIAAFTQGYQKMSDKIDQETIITWNELSSFVSEEKTSCFIEWVHIYYECEWTNAGVTLVDTPGADSVNARHTDVSFEYIKDADAILFVTYYNHPFSKADQSFLTQLGRVKDSFEMDKMFFIINAADLASSQDELTTVENYLQDQLQQFQIRKPRIFSLSSLNALRHPKEQEKGFMAFEERFSSFLKEELTEVLHHSMHQDIKEAVQTLEGFIEQASLDEDQKQKEIERIKEEQRKAEQVLNGLAAERNHQAVQNKTEKQLHYVSERLMLNYHDYYKNQMNPAVIKGTKSEAKKNLRKAAQHLLEEIEFEMNQEIRAVSIRMESFIKERLQQQHDELELQMQKIRSITLSYYEWERLNAPVVNYTLPLQVEDLSSILAQFKGTKSFFEQNEKEKIKDQLADRIKGPLIEVVESANGPLNEHYQELLSQGVLDAQQQWKEDVQQSFNRLLFGLQHTADTEEVQARLNQLKKIV comes from the coding sequence ATGGGGACATCTACTACAACCGAAGATAAACTTTTAGCAAAGTTGACTTCGCTTTATAAAGCAATGGAACATGAGTATCCAATCCAGGCAGGAAAACTGCTGGATCTTATCAATAAAAGGCTGAATCAGCGGGTGATGATTGGATTTGCGGGTCATTTCTCTGCAGGAAAATCAACGATGATCAATCACTTAATGGAAAGTGATATCCTGCCTTCCAGTCCGATTCCAACGAGTGCAAATATCGTTCATTTAAGCAGCGGTGATCCAAAAACCACTGTTTATTATAACGATACCTCTCCTGAGCAGTACGAAGGGGAAATCGACCTCGATGTGGTAAGGTCGCTTTGCCGTGACGGCGATAGTATTAAAGAGCTTGATATTTCCCGTCCGATAAAGGGGCTGCCGGAGTATGTGAGTGTATTAGATACGCCCGGTGTAGACTCGACGAATGATGCTGACCGCGTAATCACCGAGTCTTCACTGCACCTGATGGATTACCTTTATTATGTGATGGACTATAACCATGTACAGTCTGAAGTGAATCTAGGGTTCCTGCTTGAAATGCAGAAGCGGGCGACTCCTTTTTCCATCATCATTAATATGGTTGATAAGCATAATGAAGAAGAATTGACATTTGATCAGTTTAAAGACAGTGTGCGTCAATCTTTAAACATGTGGGGAATTGATCCAGAGGCCATTTTCTTTACTTCATTGGTAGATAAAAGTAATGCCAACAGCCAGTTTCACCAGCTGCAGGAAGACTTTCAAGAAAAAATGACACCTTCAGGAAAAAAGCAGGGTATTTACGGACATACGTATTCCTTGATTGAAGAAGGACTGGAAGAGTTATCTGATCAATACAGTGAGCAAAAAGATGATCTGCATGAAAACCTTAAACAAGCTTCAAAGACGATAGCAGAAGAAGAACCTCAAGGGACAGGGGCTGTTTCACTGCCTTCCGTAAAAGAAAGATTCAATGAGCGGGTCTATAACTATATTTCCAATGCTTATTTAATGCCAAGTGAAGTTCGTGAAGAAGCACGCACTTATTTAGAAGCAAAACAGCCGAACTTTAAAGTAGGCTGGCTCGGAACTAAGAAGAAAACCGAAGAAGAAAGAGAAAATAGATTTCAGCGTTTCAGCGAAGTCTTAAATGATACGCTGGAGAAAAACCTCGTATGGCCTTTAAAAGAAAGACTGAGCTCGTTTTTAGATGAGCAGAAAATCATGGATGAATCGCTGCTAAATAAGGTACAGAGATTTGCCCCTTATTATCCGAAAGAGCAGCTAGATCAACTTGTTGAATCAGGAGCCTCAGTGACGGGAGAGTATGTTTTAAGGTATACGGATCAGCTGGCGAAAGATATCCAGAAATTTTTCCGTCAAGAAATGCAGCGATTCTGGTCTGACATTGAATGTTATTTAGAAGAGGATGAGGAGGCAGATAAAGAACGGAATTCTGCTTACTATCAGGCCGTTGAAGAAAAAGAACAGCTTATAGCAGCTATCGAAGAGATCGAAGCTCACATACAACGGGAAAGAGAGCGCTTAGAAGAGGCGTTCCATCAGGGTGTTGAAGATGAAGCAGCACTCTTTCAGATTAAGGAAGTGCTCTTTAATAAAGCTGAAAGTATTCAAAATTTAAAACCGGAGGATTTAGCCCCGCGCAAGAATAAAGAGGAGCCCATGCTTTCAGAAGATTATGAAGCCGCTGCTGATGACTCACCTTCTGTTAAAACAGGGATGAAGGAACGGGCAGAACAGGCGATTGATATTTTGCAATCTGTTGAAGGGTTGGAAAGTTTACGACAGCAGTTAACCGAAAAGAAACAGCGGCTCGACCACCGTTCTTATACTATTGCTCTGTTTGGGGCATTTAGTGCAGGGAAATCATCATTTGCCAACGCGTTGTTAGGTGAATCGATTCTGCCGGTTTCTCCAAATCCAACGACGGCTACAATTAACAAAATTTCTGCTCCTACAGAAAAATACGAGCATAAGACTGTTGTTGTAAAAGTGAAGTCTGAGCAGGATTTACTCGAAGATCTGTTCCACGCTTCTGATCAGTCGCTTAAGGCAGACTCATTGGATAAAGCTTATGATCGATTAAACAGCTGGCGGGAAGAAGAAATAGATCAGCTTGAACATAAGAAACGCTCATTCATTGCCGCGTTTACGCAAGGCTATCAGAAAATGAGCGATAAGATCGATCAAGAAACAATTATCACATGGAATGAGCTGTCTTCGTTTGTCTCAGAAGAAAAGACGTCTTGTTTCATTGAATGGGTTCACATCTATTATGAATGTGAGTGGACGAATGCGGGTGTAACGTTAGTAGATACTCCGGGAGCGGATTCGGTCAATGCCCGGCACACAGATGTTTCGTTTGAGTATATAAAAGACGCGGATGCTATCTTGTTTGTCACTTATTACAACCATCCATTTTCCAAAGCGGATCAGTCGTTTTTAACACAGCTTGGCCGTGTGAAGGACTCATTTGAAATGGATAAGATGTTCTTCATTATTAATGCAGCAGATTTAGCTTCTTCGCAGGATGAACTGACGACCGTTGAAAATTATCTTCAGGACCAGCTTCAGCAGTTTCAAATAAGGAAGCCGAGAATTTTCTCATTATCAAGTCTAAATGCGCTTCGTCATCCGAAGGAGCAGGAAAAAGGCTTTATGGCATTTGAAGAAAGGTTTTCTTCCTTTTTGAAAGAAGAATTAACAGAAGTACTCCATCATTCGATGCATCAGGATATAAAAGAAGCTGTCCAAACACTTGAAGGATTCATTGAACAGGCTTCCTTAGATGAAGATCAAAAGCAAAAAGAAATCGAGCGGATTAAAGAAGAACAACGCAAAGCAGAGCAGGTTCTAAACGGGCTTGCTGCCGAGAGGAATCATCAGGCTGTTCAAAATAAAACGGAAAAGCAGCTGCATTATGTAAGTGAACGATTAATGCTGAACTATCACGACTATTATAAAAATCAGATGAATCCAGCAGTGATTAAAGGAACAAAATCAGAAGCGAAAAAGAACTTAAGAAAAGCTGCACAACACCTGCTTGAAGAAATCGAATTTGAAATGAATCAGGAAATCCGGGCGGTTTCAATTCGAATGGAAAGCTTTATTAAGGAGCGGCTGCAGCAGCAGCACGACGAGCTTGAGCTTCAAATGCAGAAGATCAGGTCGATTACCCTGTCGTACTATGAATGGGAGCGGCTGAATGCTCCGGTTGTGAATTACACGCTGCCGCTGCAAGTAGAAGATCTTTCTTCCATTCTCGCTCAGTTTAAAGGAACGAAATCATTCTTTGAACAAAATGAAAAAGAAAAGATAAAAGACCAGCTGGCCGACCGGATAAAAGGTCCGTTGATTGAAGTAGTGGAGTCGGCCAATGGGCCGTTAAATGAACATTATCAGGAGCTCCTTTCACAGGGCGTTTTAGATGCACAGCAACAATGGAAAGAAGACGTGCAGCAGTCATTTAACCGGCTGCTGTTTGGGCTGCAGCACACAGCAGATACAGAAGAAGTGCAGGCTCGACTGAATCAACTGAAAAAAATCGTATAA
- a CDS encoding SDR family oxidoreductase — protein MGKLNGKTAVITGASSGIGKAVAHHLAGEGAHVVLAARRSERLKELADEINSSYQVQAIVVETDVTKRVDVEALVKKAKDTFGTVDIYVNNAGVMLLSFLKNDHIEEWEQMVDVNIKGVLYGIHAALPIMLEQNSGHMINVASVAGHEVFPSSTVYSATKYAVKALSMGMEKELAGTGVRVTNISPGAVDTELTEHITDGDVIDMFKDRNMTPLDSEDIAQAVSYAVTQPESVNVNELIVRPMNKK, from the coding sequence ATGGGAAAATTAAATGGAAAAACAGCCGTCATTACCGGAGCAAGCAGCGGAATCGGGAAAGCAGTCGCCCATCATTTAGCAGGTGAAGGAGCTCACGTAGTTTTAGCAGCGAGACGTTCAGAGCGTCTTAAAGAGCTGGCGGATGAAATCAACAGCAGCTATCAGGTGCAGGCAATAGTCGTAGAGACAGACGTGACCAAACGTGTGGATGTTGAAGCGCTTGTGAAAAAGGCAAAAGATACCTTTGGCACAGTCGACATTTATGTCAATAACGCGGGTGTTATGCTCCTCTCCTTCTTAAAAAATGACCATATTGAGGAATGGGAACAAATGGTCGATGTTAATATTAAGGGTGTCTTATACGGCATTCATGCCGCTCTTCCCATCATGCTTGAACAGAATTCAGGTCATATGATTAACGTCGCATCAGTTGCCGGTCATGAAGTATTCCCTTCAAGCACGGTGTACAGCGCCACAAAATATGCGGTTAAGGCACTCTCCATGGGAATGGAAAAAGAGCTCGCCGGCACAGGTGTTCGCGTAACCAATATTTCTCCAGGGGCGGTCGATACAGAGCTTACCGAACATATTACCGATGGAGACGTCATTGATATGTTCAAAGACCGCAATATGACACCGCTTGATTCAGAAGATATCGCCCAGGCCGTATCCTATGCTGTGACACAGCCCGAAAGCGTCAATGTTAATGAACTGATCGTAAGGCCGATGAATAAGAAATGA
- a CDS encoding gamma-glutamylcyclotransferase produces the protein MFLFVYGTLCKNEPNHHLLEDAQLVSEQAWVHGSLYRGKSYYPLLTHSESELVYGELYNIDESTLNKIDKLEGYSPSDPSSLFTREKVKVTSEYFTNQAFTYFASPPLEKVEKIEHGDWKVEQQLQREKLYYFAFGSCMDQERFIQGKVDHHFRNVAGPAVLNGYQLAFGIHLEDGARADIRENQHEKVEGVLYHIEINALDYLYMREGVNNHHYRPTVVDVKCNGEILQVLTFTVLEKKEDIAVPLHYAKEIYRGASKYLSSAYVDRIVQTFTIDNPVKGFSAFISENDEKKRLL, from the coding sequence TTGTTTTTGTTTGTCTATGGAACATTGTGTAAGAACGAACCTAATCACCATTTATTAGAAGATGCCCAGCTCGTCAGTGAACAAGCATGGGTTCACGGAAGTTTATACCGGGGGAAATCGTACTACCCGCTTCTTACTCACAGCGAAAGTGAGCTGGTCTATGGAGAATTGTATAATATTGATGAATCCACATTAAACAAAATTGATAAACTCGAAGGTTACAGTCCTTCTGACCCCTCTTCTTTATTTACCCGGGAAAAAGTAAAAGTGACCTCTGAATACTTTACTAATCAGGCTTTTACTTACTTCGCTAGTCCTCCTTTAGAAAAAGTTGAAAAAATTGAGCATGGTGACTGGAAAGTAGAGCAGCAGCTGCAAAGAGAAAAACTGTATTATTTCGCTTTTGGTTCCTGCATGGATCAAGAGAGATTTATCCAGGGGAAAGTCGATCACCATTTTCGAAACGTAGCAGGCCCGGCTGTGCTAAATGGCTACCAGCTTGCCTTTGGTATACATCTTGAGGATGGAGCAAGAGCCGACATCAGAGAGAATCAGCATGAAAAAGTCGAAGGTGTTTTATATCACATTGAAATAAACGCCCTTGATTATTTGTATATGAGAGAAGGCGTCAACAATCATCACTACCGGCCGACCGTGGTGGACGTAAAATGTAACGGAGAAATACTTCAGGTCTTAACGTTTACTGTTCTTGAGAAGAAAGAAGATATTGCTGTACCGCTGCATTATGCAAAAGAAATCTACAGAGGGGCCTCAAAGTATTTATCCTCCGCGTATGTCGACCGGATCGTCCAGACCTTTACAATCGATAACCCCGTCAAAGGTTTTTCTGCTTTCATTTCAGAGAATGACGAGAAAAAAAGATTGTTATAA
- a CDS encoding acylphosphatase encodes MARKQWTFHGRVQGVGFRASAQAAAKENNLNGWVKNKEDGTVVVEAEGSQDKLQSFLQEIKAGPNPFIKIRHVDEQTFSKEEGYKGFNVKY; translated from the coding sequence ATGGCTAGAAAACAATGGACATTTCATGGACGGGTCCAAGGCGTTGGATTTCGTGCTTCTGCTCAAGCTGCCGCAAAGGAAAATAACTTAAACGGATGGGTGAAAAATAAAGAAGATGGTACGGTCGTCGTTGAAGCGGAAGGATCTCAAGACAAGCTTCAATCCTTTCTTCAAGAAATTAAAGCCGGACCCAACCCCTTTATTAAAATCCGCCACGTTGATGAACAAACCTTCTCAAAAGAGGAAGGGTATAAAGGATTTAACGTTAAATATTAA
- a CDS encoding histidine phosphatase family protein — MDKLILVRHSETEGQHEDSPLTKLGVRQAQVLAAFLDHSGYEVSRIISSPFLRAIETIKPFARMKGIEIEKDERLEERVLSHTPLDDWEEVLYDSFQDPELKLTGGESSTEAKQRVMSLVDELEQVEGNVILVTHGNLLALLLQKYKREFGFNEWKRLSRPDIFLVQKQGGEYTVERIWDDPADFKINV; from the coding sequence TTGGACAAACTTATTTTAGTACGTCACAGTGAGACAGAAGGTCAGCACGAAGACTCACCATTAACGAAGCTTGGGGTTAGACAGGCCCAGGTGCTGGCTGCTTTTCTTGATCATTCAGGCTATGAAGTCAGTCGAATCATTTCAAGTCCTTTCCTAAGGGCGATAGAAACTATTAAACCTTTTGCCCGCATGAAAGGAATTGAAATCGAAAAAGACGAACGCCTTGAAGAGAGAGTCTTAAGCCATACTCCATTGGACGACTGGGAAGAAGTTCTTTATGATTCTTTTCAAGACCCTGAGCTTAAGCTGACGGGAGGAGAATCCTCTACGGAAGCGAAACAGCGGGTGATGAGCTTAGTTGATGAACTTGAACAGGTAGAAGGCAATGTCATCCTGGTGACGCATGGAAATTTACTCGCTTTACTCCTCCAGAAGTATAAGAGAGAGTTCGGATTTAATGAATGGAAACGCCTTTCGCGCCCGGATATATTCCTCGTGCAGAAACAGGGCGGAGAATATACGGTGGAACGGATCTGGGACGATCCCGCCGATTTTAAAATAAACGTTTAG
- a CDS encoding superoxide dismutase family protein, translating to MKIMLPVLYGSRSPSEIRAFVQFHSSPLAPDLKGMMNFIQMPYGVEVIVQLEGLPEFEKKPDGTQVGPHGFHIHEKGVCEVGDGEKPFETAGGHWNPDEQPHGNHTGDFPVIFSNSGRARMIFFTDRFEVKDILGKSVIIHQSPDDFKSQPSGSAGLRMACGVIEQG from the coding sequence ATGAAAATTATGCTCCCTGTCCTTTACGGTTCGAGGAGCCCGTCTGAAATAAGAGCCTTTGTTCAATTTCACAGCAGTCCGCTTGCGCCGGACCTTAAAGGAATGATGAACTTTATTCAAATGCCCTATGGTGTGGAAGTAATCGTTCAATTAGAAGGGCTCCCTGAATTTGAAAAGAAACCGGACGGCACTCAGGTCGGCCCGCACGGATTTCATATTCACGAAAAAGGAGTATGTGAAGTTGGAGATGGGGAAAAACCTTTTGAGACAGCAGGCGGCCACTGGAATCCGGATGAGCAGCCGCATGGGAATCATACAGGAGACTTTCCAGTTATTTTTTCCAATAGCGGCAGAGCGAGAATGATCTTTTTTACGGATCGATTTGAAGTAAAAGATATTTTAGGAAAATCAGTAATTATCCATCAGAGTCCAGATGACTTTAAATCACAGCCGAGCGGCAGCGCCGGGCTTCGTATGGCCTGTGGTGTGATTGAGCAGGGGTAG
- a CDS encoding alpha/beta hydrolase produces the protein MRHIYKEGASSKSPVLLLLHGTGGTEEDLLPIAEMIDSQAAVLSVRGNVSENGMPRFFRRISEGVFDEEDLKNRTEELHEFLDQAAAEYGFDRSRVIAVGYSNGANIAASLLFHYKESLKAAILYHPMVPLRNHALPDHSNLSIFIGTGENDPICPAEETKELQSILEQAGASVNVHWERMGHRLTEQEVIESARWYQRNL, from the coding sequence ATGAGACACATTTATAAAGAAGGAGCATCCAGCAAATCTCCTGTATTATTACTGCTGCACGGCACAGGAGGAACAGAAGAAGATTTACTGCCGATCGCCGAGATGATTGACTCTCAGGCGGCTGTGCTGTCTGTAAGAGGAAATGTATCGGAAAATGGAATGCCGCGTTTTTTCAGAAGGATTAGCGAAGGGGTATTTGATGAAGAAGATTTAAAGAATCGTACAGAAGAGCTTCACGAATTTCTCGATCAAGCAGCTGCCGAATATGGATTTGACAGAAGCCGGGTAATCGCTGTAGGTTATTCCAATGGAGCAAACATTGCTGCAAGCTTACTCTTCCACTATAAAGAAAGTTTAAAAGCGGCAATTCTATATCATCCGATGGTTCCGCTCAGAAATCACGCGCTTCCCGATCATTCCAATTTAAGCATTTTTATCGGAACTGGTGAAAACGACCCTATCTGCCCGGCTGAAGAAACGAAAGAGCTTCAGTCGATTTTAGAACAGGCAGGAGCTTCAGTTAACGTTCACTGGGAACGCATGGGCCACCGTCTGACTGAACAGGAAGTTATAGAATCAGCCAGGTGGTATCAGAGGAATTTATAA
- a CDS encoding GNAT family N-acetyltransferase encodes MDKWIYGFDKKNHPFHHLHIRNYMEQDFNRLIEIQKEAFPPPFPSKLLWDESQLREHINIFPDGCLCIEVEGVVAGSMTAMRTNVKDELDHTWDEITAEGTIRTHDEIGKDLYVVDICVDPSYRSLGLGRQLTQAMYETVIHLQLNRLVGGGRMPGYHKYADELSPAQYVNAVLQGELHDPILTFLFKAGRSPVRPIKNYIEDEESCHYGLLTEWKNPFK; translated from the coding sequence ATGGATAAGTGGATTTATGGGTTTGATAAAAAGAATCATCCGTTTCATCATTTACATATACGCAATTATATGGAACAGGATTTTAACCGTTTAATAGAAATCCAAAAAGAAGCGTTCCCTCCACCCTTCCCTTCTAAGCTTCTATGGGATGAAAGTCAGCTTAGAGAACATATTAATATTTTCCCCGACGGCTGTCTCTGTATAGAAGTCGAAGGCGTCGTAGCTGGATCGATGACGGCTATGCGCACAAATGTTAAAGATGAACTCGATCATACGTGGGATGAAATCACTGCTGAGGGCACGATACGAACGCATGATGAAATTGGCAAGGACTTATATGTCGTTGATATCTGTGTCGATCCAAGCTATCGTTCCCTTGGTCTTGGAAGGCAGCTGACTCAAGCGATGTACGAAACGGTTATTCACTTACAGTTAAACCGGCTTGTTGGCGGCGGAAGAATGCCAGGCTACCATAAATATGCCGATGAACTGTCACCGGCTCAATATGTAAATGCTGTCCTGCAGGGAGAACTGCACGATCCAATTTTAACGTTTTTATTTAAAGCCGGAAGATCACCCGTACGTCCGATCAAAAATTATATTGAGGATGAAGAATCCTGCCACTATGGTCTTTTAACCGAATGGAAAAATCCATTTAAATAA
- a CDS encoding P1 family peptidase has product MQEISIDQLAGFQIGHDQDEEGATGCTVILCKQGAVSGVDVRGGAPGTRETDLLKSENIVDRVHAVFFAGGSAYGLQAGGGVMEALEETEIGFETEGGLVPIVPGAILYDLLTGDNAVRPDAAMGKRAAQEALKGSSTQQGNVGAGSGASVGKCLGMNKAMKGGLGHFALNIGELQIGAVAVVNSFGDIIDPVSGERLAGAFDKEHKKFYKTEEVLLKQINQSQTNRFSGNTSLAAVLTNAKMQKSEANKLASIAHDGFAATMRPSHTFVDGDTIFVMSTNQVSADLNSLSYLASHVIEQAVLRAVRSARSLGPLLAYQDIMKE; this is encoded by the coding sequence ATGCAGGAAATTTCGATCGATCAACTGGCTGGTTTTCAGATCGGCCACGACCAGGATGAAGAAGGAGCCACAGGCTGTACCGTCATTCTGTGTAAACAAGGGGCTGTTTCAGGAGTTGACGTTCGCGGTGGAGCTCCCGGGACACGGGAAACAGATCTGTTGAAATCCGAAAATATCGTCGATCGTGTCCATGCTGTGTTTTTCGCCGGGGGAAGTGCTTATGGTCTTCAGGCGGGCGGAGGTGTAATGGAAGCATTAGAGGAAACAGAGATTGGTTTTGAAACCGAAGGCGGTCTTGTACCGATCGTGCCCGGGGCGATTCTTTATGACTTACTGACTGGAGATAATGCGGTACGTCCAGATGCCGCTATGGGAAAAAGAGCGGCTCAAGAAGCACTGAAAGGTTCCTCCACCCAGCAAGGAAATGTCGGAGCGGGAAGTGGAGCATCTGTCGGAAAATGCCTGGGAATGAATAAGGCCATGAAAGGCGGCCTCGGCCATTTTGCCTTAAATATCGGTGAATTGCAAATCGGGGCGGTCGCTGTGGTGAATAGTTTTGGCGATATAATTGATCCTGTATCAGGAGAACGACTCGCCGGGGCATTTGATAAAGAGCATAAAAAGTTTTATAAGACGGAAGAGGTCCTGCTGAAACAGATTAATCAGTCACAGACGAATCGTTTCAGCGGTAATACTTCGCTTGCTGCTGTACTAACGAATGCGAAAATGCAAAAATCGGAAGCGAATAAACTGGCATCTATTGCTCATGATGGATTTGCTGCGACGATGAGACCGTCACACACGTTTGTCGACGGTGATACAATATTTGTGATGAGCACAAATCAGGTCAGTGCGGATCTAAACAGTTTAAGCTACTTAGCAAGTCACGTGATCGAGCAGGCCGTGCTTCGTGCGGTAAGATCCGCTCGATCCTTAGGGCCGCTTTTGGCTTATCAGGATATAATGAAGGAGTGA
- a CDS encoding DUF6501 family protein, producing the protein MIHKTWEQTEPIKKVECIHNEAEKFVVNNVLTPGKTYDVQNESEEFYFIIDNSGRIGGFYKDYFKEV; encoded by the coding sequence ATGATTCATAAAACGTGGGAACAAACAGAACCAATTAAAAAAGTGGAATGTATCCATAATGAAGCCGAGAAATTTGTGGTCAATAATGTGCTGACTCCTGGAAAAACGTACGACGTTCAAAATGAAAGTGAAGAATTTTATTTCATTATTGATAATTCCGGCCGAATCGGTGGATTTTATAAAGATTATTTTAAAGAAGTGTAA
- a CDS encoding ferredoxin family protein encodes MAFVITSPCKDEKAGECVDVCPVDCIEEGKDMFYIDPAICIDCGACEAVCPVEAIYIEDEVPEEETKYIELNRKFFEEQ; translated from the coding sequence TTGGCATTTGTAATTACTTCCCCTTGTAAAGATGAGAAAGCTGGCGAATGTGTAGATGTTTGCCCAGTTGACTGTATTGAAGAGGGTAAAGATATGTTTTATATCGATCCAGCCATTTGCATTGACTGTGGAGCATGCGAAGCCGTCTGTCCAGTTGAAGCAATTTATATTGAGGATGAAGTTCCAGAAGAAGAAACTAAATACATCGAGTTAAACCGTAAGTTTTTTGAAGAGCAATAA
- a CDS encoding cold-shock protein, producing MAFGKKNQAEIIEEETKIWVCTSDDCKCWMRDNFKSDEQPTCPLCKSEMEATSKVIQVVTNNSLYYNEKEK from the coding sequence ATGGCATTCGGTAAGAAGAACCAAGCGGAAATAATTGAAGAAGAAACAAAAATTTGGGTATGTACATCTGATGACTGTAAATGTTGGATGCGTGACAACTTTAAGTCTGATGAACAGCCAACATGTCCTCTATGTAAGAGTGAAATGGAGGCAACTTCCAAAGTAATTCAAGTCGTTACAAATAACAGCTTATATTATAATGAGAAAGAGAAATAA
- a CDS encoding SurA N-terminal domain-containing protein, with the protein MKKLVLAAFISVLAAFILMACGGNESAEDDNKNTEQKESDPVAVVNGEEIPRKEFETQLDGAKKQYEQMGMDVKGKEEQLQKSIIDQMVGLELLKQEAKKEGYEVSEDEVDKRYEEFTSQFESEEAQKKAFEESNLTEEKVKDELQQSLVINKYLKENTEEVKVSEDEMKKQYDTMSEQQGEDQKMPSYEESKDQIKQQLTTQKENEQVKKLIEKLKKDAEVDVKI; encoded by the coding sequence ATGAAAAAATTAGTACTCGCAGCTTTTATTTCTGTATTGGCAGCCTTCATACTGATGGCTTGCGGAGGAAATGAAAGTGCTGAAGATGATAATAAAAATACTGAACAGAAAGAATCCGATCCGGTCGCCGTCGTTAATGGTGAAGAAATTCCCCGTAAGGAATTTGAAACCCAGCTTGACGGGGCTAAAAAGCAGTATGAACAAATGGGCATGGATGTAAAAGGCAAGGAAGAACAGCTCCAAAAAAGTATAATTGATCAAATGGTCGGGCTCGAATTATTGAAACAGGAAGCAAAAAAAGAAGGTTATGAAGTTTCCGAAGACGAAGTAGATAAGCGTTATGAAGAGTTCACTTCCCAGTTTGAAAGTGAAGAAGCTCAAAAGAAAGCTTTTGAAGAAAGCAACCTGACAGAAGAAAAAGTAAAAGACGAGCTGCAACAGAGCTTAGTCATTAATAAATATTTGAAAGAAAATACAGAAGAAGTTAAGGTCTCAGAAGATGAAATGAAAAAGCAGTATGATACGATGAGCGAGCAGCAAGGTGAGGATCAGAAGATGCCAAGCTATGAAGAATCTAAAGACCAGATCAAACAGCAGCTAACGACACAGAAAGAAAATGAACAAGTGAAGAAGCTAATTGAGAAATTAAAAAAAGATGCCGAAGTTGATGTGAAAATATAA